AGGGCGTCTCCTACGAGGAGGCTGCGGCCATCATGGGCTGCAAGGTCGGCACCGTGAAGAGCCGGGTCAGCCGCGCCCGCGGCCGGCTCGCGGAACTCCTCGGCTACGACGAGGAGGATCTCGGCTCCGACCGGTTCATCCAGTCGGCGATGCCCAAGGACGCGTGAGAGCACGCGTAAGGAGACCGTCAAGGACGGCACCGCCCTCGGTCCGCCGCGCCGCAAAAAGGCATGCATCCGAATCCGGGGATCGGGCGTTACCGGCCCGAGCTTCGCCGCGTCCCTGCGGCGGAACACCACGGAACGGAGCAAGCCCGTATGACCTTCAAGACCCTCATCGCCGCCTCGGCCCTCGCCCTGTCGCTGCCGCTGGCCGCCCAGGCCCAGGGCACGATCCCGGGTGCCGAGCGCGGCGCGGCCGCGGGTGCCGATGCGGCCGGCCCGATCGGCGGGATCGTCGGCGGCGCCGTCGGCGCGGCCACCGGCACGGTGGGCGGCATCCTCGGCGTCGACATGGCCCCGCGCTTCCGCAGCTACGTCCGCGAGCGCAACGTCCGCTCCTACGATTACGACGGCCGCGTCGCTGTCGGCACCACCCTGCCGGCGTCGGGCGTGACCTACTACGACGTGCCGAACGAGTACCGCGTGCAGCCGGGCTACCGCTACACCGTGGTGAATGACCGTCCGGTGCTGGTCGATCGCGGCCACCGCATCGTCGAGGTCATCGACTGAGGCGCGGATACCACGTCCCGGGCCGGCCAAGCGCCGGCCCAAGCGCCCCCGGAGCTCGCTCCGGGGGCAGCCCCATCGCGGCGGCCGCCGGCGCAACGCTTCATCCGTCCGGCCGTTGATAGGCGGTTCGACCCGTGAGGCGATCATGAGCGACACTCCCACCGACCCGAATGCCACCTTGCCGGAGCCGGTGCGCGACCATCTCGGCCAGCAGCTGCGCAGCGTCATCCCGGTCGGGTCCGACAAGCCGCGCTTCCTCGGCGACGACCCGGTGCCGGAGGTGTTCGAGCCGCAGATCCGGCGCCTCGAGACGCGGCTGAAGACCCACGAGGAAGGCACCGGCGCCGTGGGCCAGGCCCTCGATCAGATCCTCGATGCCTTCGGCGTCAAGCCGGAGGACGACACGCGCGCGGGCTGAGGCGTCAGACCCGCGGCTTCGTCGCCAGGATATCGCGGATCTCGGTCAGGACCTTCACGTCGGCCGGCACCTCGTCGGGCTTCTTGGCCTCGGCGGTCTGCAGACGATTCATCGCCCGGATGACCAGGAACAGCACGAAGGCGACGATCAGGAAGTTCAGCGTCAGGGTCAGGAACTGCCCGTAGCCGATGACGGCGCCCTGCTTCTTCGCGTCCACGTAGGGCAGGCCGGCCTGCACCTTGGACGAGAGCGGGATGTAGTAGTTCGAGAAATCGAGCCCGCCCGTGACCGCGCCGATCACCGGCATGAAGATGTCCTGCACGGCCGAGTTGACGATGGCCCCGAAGGCCGCGCCGATGATCACGCCCACCGCGAGATCGACGACGTTCCCCCGCAGCGCGAATTTTTTGAATTCCTCGAGCATCCGCCAGCCCCCCGCCGCACGCTGCCAAGGTAGGGGAGGATTCCGCGTCGGCCAGCATCGAAGGCCGTGTTTGGCCGCCCGGATTCATCCCCGCCGTGCCTGGAGCCTGCAAACCCGACCCGCGCCCGCATCCTGACGCGCCGGAGCGCGGTGGAGGCCTCGAAGGAGACCTCCTTCGAGGCTGCTGCGCAGCACCTCAGGATGAGGGGGTCCGATTGGAGGGGCCGACGGACAGGCTCTCATCCGATCCGGCCGGGATTCCGACGGCGGGCCGCTCCCCGGCCGCGGTCGCCAGCTCCGCCTTCACCCGGCGGCGGTACTGCGCCGCCACAACCGGAATGGTCAGCAGGTACCCGCCGCTCACCGCCACCAAGGCTTCGAAGGGATAGCTGATCAGGATGCCGAAGGCCGCGACCCCGAACAGGAAGATCGGCAGGACGAGGCTGCGCGGCACCCGCTTGCCCATGGTCTTGCCCGAGTAGGTCGGGACCGTGGAGACCACCATGAGGGCGATGCACAGCACGTAGATCAGCACCGCGGGCGCCGCCCAGGTCTCGACGCCGAAGCCCAGGAAGTGCAGGTAGAGCGGCAGCATCGCGGTGAGCGCGCCCGCGGGCGCCGGCATGCCGACGAAGAAGTCCTTCTTCCATTCCGGCCGGTTCGGGTCGTCCAGCATGGCGTTGAATCGGGCGAGCCGCAGCGCCATGGCGATGGCGAAGATCAGCGCCACGATCCAGCCCAGCGACTTCAGGTGGAACAGCACGAAGCCGTAGAGGATCAGCGCCGGGGCGCAGCCGAAATTGACGAAGTCGGCGAGCGAATCGAGTTCCGCCCCGAAGCGCGAGGTGCCCTTGAGCAGCCGCGCGACCCGCCCGTCGATGCCGTCGAGGACGCCCGCCACGACCACGGCGATGACCGCGGGCTCGAACTTGCCCTCGAAGGCGAGGCGGATCGCCGTGAGCCCGAGGCAGAGCGCCATCAGGGTGATCATGTTGGGCGCGATCATCCGGAACGGCACCGGCTTGAACCGGCGCGGGCGCGGCTCGTTCGGATCGGGCGCGAAGGGCGGGAAGAGCTCGTCCATGGCCGCCTCTAGATCCGCTTGAAGACCCGGTCCGGTCCGCCGCCGAGATCGGCCAGCACGGTCTCGCCGGCCACCGCCTTCTGGCCGAGGCCGACCAGCACGGTGGACCCCGCCGGCAGGTAGACGTCCACCCGCGAGCCGAAGCGGATCAGGCCGAACCGCTCGCCGACGCCGAGCACGTCGCCCGCCGACACGAATCCGACGATGCGCCGGGCCACGAGGCCGGCGATCTGCACCACGCCGACGCGCTTCGGCGCGCCGCCATGGCTCGTCTCGATCACCATGCCGTTGCGCTCGTTGTCGTCGCTCGCCTTGTCGAGCTCGGCGTTGAGGAACAGGCCGGGCGTGTAGTGGATCTGGCCGATCCTCCCCGAGACCGGCACGCGGTTCACGTGGCAGTCGAACACGTTCATGAACACCGAGACCCGCAGGGTGGGCACCTGCGGCAGGTCGAGCTCGGGCGGCGGCAGAACGGTGGCGATGAGGTTCACGCGCCCGTCCGCGGGCGAGACCACGAGTCCGTCCGCCACGGGGGTGACCCGCTCGGGATCGCGGAAGAAGTAGCAGACCCAGAGGGTGAGGATCAGGAAGATCCAGCCGAAGAACTGGGAGAAGTAGCCGGCGAGCACCGTGAGCACGATGCCGATCAGGATGAAGGGATAGCCCTCCTTGTGGATCGGCACGAGCGTCCGGCGGATCGTCTCGATCAGGTCGGTCATTGCTTTTTCGGACTCATGGGGCCGCAGGGGCGGACAGGCGGATGGCAGTCCGCCGGGCCGCCGTCAACTTTTCGAAGGTCGCGGACCCGGCTCCTTCGCGGACGCGTGTCCTCGTCCCCACCCGCCGTTCGGCGCCGGGGGCATGGCCCAGGAAGCAACACGCGGGACGCGGGACGCCGCGGGAACCCAGGTGTCGGCCGTGTACGCGCGGGATCCGATCCCCGCGGCGCCCGCGGCAGCGGCCGGGCATCGCCCCCGATCGCGGCCGTCTTTCTCGTCGCGGTGTCTTGCCGACGTCCCGGTCCTGCGCCTCGCTGCCGGCGGTCTCGGACGAGGTGCACGCACCTCCGGAACCCGCCCTTCAGCGCCGTGGCCTTCCAGCCGTCCCCCGCCTCGTAGTGGGCGGGTCCGCAGGGAGCTTCGGGCACGCCCAGAGGCGGGTCGGCGCGGGGGCATTTCCTCACCCCGCCGGACCAAGGGCCGCCCGGTCTCACGCCCGCCTCCGAGACACGCCCCGTGCCGGTCCGCCGCCCGGGGCGATGGCGGCTGAGAGCCACCGACGCGGGCACCGCCCCGCCCGCGGACCCGCCCGGTCAGCCACCGGACAAGCCCCAGAACGGACGCCACAGGATCGCTCCCGAAGCGCCGCGGGCAGGTGCGGTCAGGAAGCACAAAATAGGAACATTGTCAAGGAAATCCTGGCTGCGCGCCGCGGCTAAGCCCGACCGCGATCCGGGAATTGATCGCCGCGCGCCGTCGGACGATCCTGGGACGGGCTGGCCGCTTCGGCACGGCCGCCAGGAGCTGCTTCCATGTCCACCCGCATCGCCCTTCTCGGCCTCGGCGCGATGGGGCATCCCATCGCCCGCAACCTCGCGGCCAAGCGCGGCTCCGAGGCCGAGACGATCGTCGCGGTGGATGCCGATCCGGCCCGTCTCGCCGGCCTCGACGCCCCCGGCCTCGTCGCCACCACGGACCCGGGCGCGATCGACGGCGCCGCGGTGCTGTTCCTGTGCCTGCCCAACGGCGACGTGGTCGAGGCGGCCCTGTTCGGCCCCGGCGGCGTCGCCGGGCGACTCGCCCCCGGGGCCGTCGTGGTCGATCTCAGCACCATCGCGCACGCCAAGGCGCTGGCGATCGGCCGGGCCCTGGAGGCGGCCGGGCGGCTGTTCGTGGATGCCCCCGTCTCCGGCGCGCCGGCCGGCGCCGAGGCCGGGACGCTCACCGTCATGTGCGGCGGCGCCGCCGGGACGGTGGCGCAGGTGCGACCGCTGCTGGAGCGGATCGGCACCAGCATCCTCCACATGGGGCCGGTGGGGTCGGGCCAGCTCACCAAGACGATCAACAACGTGCTCTACGACATCAACATCGCGGCGCTGGCCGAGGTGCTGCCCATGGCCGTTTCCATGGGGCTCGATCCCGCGCAGGTCGCCCAGGTGGTGACGACGGGGACGAGCCGGAGCTACGCGTCGCAGTACTTCGTGCCGCGCATCCTGCAGGGGCGCTTCGACGAGGGCTACCCGATGGGCGCGGCCTACAAGGATCTGGTCGCCGCGGCGGCGATCTCGGCCGAGCGCGGCGTCCCGATGCCGGTCACGGCGGCGGCCACCGCCACCTACCAGATCGCCCTGCGCCAGGGCCACGCCGACAAGGACAAGGGCGCGATGGTG
The sequence above is drawn from the Methylobacterium mesophilicum SR1.6/6 genome and encodes:
- the mscL gene encoding large conductance mechanosensitive channel protein MscL: MLEEFKKFALRGNVVDLAVGVIIGAAFGAIVNSAVQDIFMPVIGAVTGGLDFSNYYIPLSSKVQAGLPYVDAKKQGAVIGYGQFLTLTLNFLIVAFVLFLVIRAMNRLQTAEAKKPDEVPADVKVLTEIRDILATKPRV
- a CDS encoding DUF1236 domain-containing protein; the protein is MTFKTLIAASALALSLPLAAQAQGTIPGAERGAAAGADAAGPIGGIVGGAVGAATGTVGGILGVDMAPRFRSYVRERNVRSYDYDGRVAVGTTLPASGVTYYDVPNEYRVQPGYRYTVVNDRPVLVDRGHRIVEVID
- a CDS encoding CDP-alcohol phosphatidyltransferase family protein, with amino-acid sequence MDELFPPFAPDPNEPRPRRFKPVPFRMIAPNMITLMALCLGLTAIRLAFEGKFEPAVIAVVVAGVLDGIDGRVARLLKGTSRFGAELDSLADFVNFGCAPALILYGFVLFHLKSLGWIVALIFAIAMALRLARFNAMLDDPNRPEWKKDFFVGMPAPAGALTAMLPLYLHFLGFGVETWAAPAVLIYVLCIALMVVSTVPTYSGKTMGKRVPRSLVLPIFLFGVAAFGILISYPFEALVAVSGGYLLTIPVVAAQYRRRVKAELATAAGERPAVGIPAGSDESLSVGPSNRTPSS
- a CDS encoding phosphatidylserine decarboxylase; this translates as MTDLIETIRRTLVPIHKEGYPFILIGIVLTVLAGYFSQFFGWIFLILTLWVCYFFRDPERVTPVADGLVVSPADGRVNLIATVLPPPELDLPQVPTLRVSVFMNVFDCHVNRVPVSGRIGQIHYTPGLFLNAELDKASDDNERNGMVIETSHGGAPKRVGVVQIAGLVARRIVGFVSAGDVLGVGERFGLIRFGSRVDVYLPAGSTVLVGLGQKAVAGETVLADLGGGPDRVFKRI
- a CDS encoding NAD(P)-dependent oxidoreductase, which gives rise to MSTRIALLGLGAMGHPIARNLAAKRGSEAETIVAVDADPARLAGLDAPGLVATTDPGAIDGAAVLFLCLPNGDVVEAALFGPGGVAGRLAPGAVVVDLSTIAHAKALAIGRALEAAGRLFVDAPVSGAPAGAEAGTLTVMCGGAAGTVAQVRPLLERIGTSILHMGPVGSGQLTKTINNVLYDINIAALAEVLPMAVSMGLDPAQVAQVVTTGTSRSYASQYFVPRILQGRFDEGYPMGAAYKDLVAAAAISAERGVPMPVTAAATATYQIALRQGHADKDKGAMVLPFEDLLKVRVRAGE